From one Rhodovulum sp. ES.010 genomic stretch:
- a CDS encoding site-specific integrase, with amino-acid sequence MASHRLNFTKAALSKAPPAAKGSRDYYYDEREQGLVLAVSPGGSKSFYLYKRVEGRPERLLLGRFPDISIENARKLAQKAKGEIASGKNPQKERRAIRDEMTFGALFEEYLEKYSKVHKRSWKYDEREVTKFLSHWFKRKISKIMKSDVERLHARVGKENGIYQANRLLERVRSIFNKAIDWGWDGTNPAAGIKKFKEQSRDRFLQPDELPRFFEALANEPNEAARDFFLVSLLTGARKSNTLAMRWQDINFSTATWRIGQTKNGDAQIVHLPGQALEILKERKLASDGPWVFPGSGASGHLADPKKAWARILKEAGIADLRIHDLRRTLGSYQAATGANGYIIGKSLGHRSQQSTAIYARLNLDPVRDSVNKATDAMFAYARPAQETRDDLDHCSPVSAPRDQRGRRIGASVPGTDQQ; translated from the coding sequence ATGGCCAGCCACCGCCTGAACTTCACCAAGGCCGCCTTGTCGAAGGCGCCGCCCGCCGCCAAGGGCAGCCGGGACTACTACTATGACGAGCGGGAACAGGGCCTGGTCCTGGCCGTCTCGCCTGGCGGCAGCAAGAGCTTCTATCTCTACAAGCGCGTGGAGGGGCGCCCCGAGCGGCTTCTCCTGGGGCGCTTCCCCGATATCAGCATCGAGAACGCCCGGAAGCTCGCGCAGAAGGCCAAGGGCGAGATTGCGAGCGGCAAGAACCCGCAGAAGGAACGGCGCGCCATCCGCGACGAGATGACGTTCGGCGCGCTCTTCGAAGAATATTTGGAAAAATACTCGAAAGTTCACAAACGCTCTTGGAAATACGACGAGCGGGAAGTTACGAAGTTCCTTTCCCACTGGTTCAAACGCAAGATATCGAAGATTATGAAATCCGATGTGGAGCGCTTGCACGCCCGCGTCGGCAAGGAGAACGGCATTTACCAGGCCAACCGCCTGCTTGAGCGGGTGCGCTCGATCTTCAACAAGGCGATTGATTGGGGCTGGGACGGCACGAACCCGGCCGCGGGCATCAAGAAGTTCAAGGAACAGAGCCGCGACCGCTTCCTGCAGCCCGACGAGTTGCCGCGCTTCTTCGAAGCCCTGGCGAACGAACCGAACGAGGCGGCGCGCGATTTCTTCCTGGTTTCCCTGCTGACCGGCGCGCGGAAGTCCAACACGCTCGCGATGCGCTGGCAGGATATCAACTTCAGCACCGCGACCTGGCGGATCGGCCAGACGAAGAACGGCGACGCGCAGATCGTCCACCTGCCCGGCCAGGCACTGGAAATCCTGAAAGAGCGCAAGCTCGCCTCTGACGGCCCATGGGTGTTTCCCGGCAGTGGCGCGTCGGGCCACCTGGCCGATCCGAAGAAGGCCTGGGCGCGCATCCTGAAGGAAGCCGGGATTGCCGATCTCCGGATTCACGATCTGCGCCGCACCCTGGGCAGCTACCAGGCCGCGACCGGCGCCAATGGCTACATCATCGGCAAGTCCCTGGGCCATCGCAGCCAGCAATCGACCGCGATCTATGCCCGCCTGAACCTGGACCCCGTACGCGACTCCGTGAACAAGGCGACCGACGCGATGTTCGCCTATGCGCGTCCAGCCCAAGAAACGAGGGACGACCTTGACCATTGCAGCCCTGTATCCGCACCTCGCGATCAACGTGGACGAAGAATCGGAGCCTCAGTACCAGGAACTGATCAGCAATGA
- a CDS encoding acetyl-CoA C-acyltransferase family protein: MTGIVILSGARTAIGTFGGSLAGTPPIALGAVAATAALERAGIEGPQVGHVAFGHVINTEPRDMYLSRVAAMEAGIPETVPAMNVNRLCGSGAQAIVSVAQALMLGEAEFGLAGGAENMSRSPHILPAARWGQKMGDTGAADMMLGALNCPFGTGHMGVTAENVAEEHGVSREDQDAFALQSQERAAWAIAEGRFDAQIVPVEVRVKRDTVACKVDEHPKATTAEGLAGLRPVFRRDGSVTAGNASGINDGAAALVLAREEAAEAGGLTPRARLLGYAHAGVRPEVMGIGPVPAVETLLRKTGLAAEEFDVIESNEAFAAQAIAVSRALGLDPAKVNPNGGAIALGHPVGATGAILTVKALYELERTQGRLALVTMCIGGGQGIALALERL; the protein is encoded by the coding sequence ATGACGGGCATCGTCATTCTGAGCGGCGCACGCACCGCCATCGGCACCTTCGGCGGCAGCCTCGCGGGAACGCCGCCGATCGCGCTCGGCGCGGTCGCCGCGACCGCGGCGCTCGAACGCGCCGGAATCGAGGGACCGCAGGTGGGCCATGTCGCCTTCGGCCATGTCATCAACACAGAGCCGCGGGACATGTATCTCAGCCGCGTGGCCGCGATGGAGGCGGGCATCCCCGAGACGGTCCCGGCGATGAACGTCAACCGGCTGTGCGGCTCGGGCGCGCAGGCCATCGTCTCGGTGGCCCAGGCGCTGATGCTGGGCGAGGCCGAGTTCGGGCTGGCCGGCGGGGCCGAGAACATGAGCCGGTCGCCGCACATCCTGCCGGCCGCGCGCTGGGGCCAGAAGATGGGCGATACGGGGGCGGCCGACATGATGCTGGGCGCGCTGAACTGCCCCTTCGGCACCGGCCACATGGGCGTGACCGCCGAGAACGTGGCCGAGGAGCACGGGGTCAGCCGCGAAGACCAGGACGCCTTTGCGCTGCAGAGCCAGGAGCGCGCGGCCTGGGCCATCGCCGAGGGGCGGTTCGACGCGCAGATCGTGCCGGTCGAGGTGCGCGTGAAGCGCGATACCGTGGCCTGCAAGGTGGACGAGCACCCCAAGGCAACCACGGCGGAGGGGCTGGCGGGACTACGGCCCGTCTTCCGCAGGGACGGCTCGGTGACCGCGGGCAACGCGTCCGGGATCAACGACGGGGCGGCCGCGCTGGTGCTGGCCCGGGAAGAGGCCGCCGAGGCCGGGGGGCTCACGCCGCGCGCGCGGCTTCTGGGCTACGCCCATGCCGGCGTGCGCCCCGAGGTCATGGGAATCGGGCCCGTGCCCGCGGTCGAGACGCTGCTGCGGAAGACCGGGCTTGCGGCGGAGGAGTTCGACGTGATCGAGAGCAACGAGGCCTTCGCCGCACAGGCGATCGCCGTCAGCCGAGCCCTGGGCCTGGACCCGGCCAAGGTCAATCCCAATGGCGGGGCCATCGCGCTTGGCCACCCGGTAGGGGCGACCGGGGCGATCCTCACGGTCAAGGCGCTCTACGAACTCGAGCGGACGCAGGGCAGGCTTGCGCTGGTGACGATGTGCATCGGCGGCGGCCAGGGCATCGCGCTGGCGCTGGAACGGCTCTGA
- a CDS encoding Fur family transcriptional regulator has protein sequence MTRAARTETAPSVEPIGFEAHDHGHCVEAAIAAAETHCAAEGLRFTPVRRAALEILLREHRAMGAYELLERLHEAGFGAQPPVAYRALDFLVANGFAHKIERLNAFIACAHPGAPHSPAFLICRVCEAVAEAQSAPARGTLGEAARATGFRIERTVVEAIGVCPACAEKAGA, from the coding sequence ATGACAAGAGCAGCGCGGACGGAAACCGCCCCAAGCGTGGAGCCGATCGGGTTCGAGGCCCATGACCACGGCCATTGCGTCGAGGCGGCCATCGCGGCGGCCGAGACGCACTGCGCCGCCGAGGGGTTGCGCTTCACGCCGGTGCGGCGGGCGGCGCTCGAGATCCTGCTGCGCGAGCATCGCGCGATGGGCGCCTACGAACTGCTCGAACGGTTGCACGAGGCGGGGTTCGGCGCCCAGCCGCCGGTGGCCTACCGGGCGTTGGATTTTCTGGTGGCCAACGGCTTCGCCCACAAGATCGAGCGGCTGAACGCCTTCATCGCCTGCGCCCATCCCGGCGCGCCGCACTCGCCGGCCTTCCTGATCTGCCGGGTCTGCGAGGCCGTCGCCGAAGCGCAATCCGCCCCGGCCCGCGGCACGCTGGGCGAGGCCGCCCGCGCCACCGGGTTTCGAATCGAACGCACGGTCGTGGAGGCGATCGGCGTCTGCCCCGCCTGTGCCGAGAAAGCCGGGGCATGA
- a CDS encoding metal ABC transporter permease, with the protein MLDDFMTRATLAGIGVAVAAAPLGSFVVWRRMAYFGDATAHAAILGVALSLALEMSIFPGAVAVALAMALTVSALSGRGYAMDTLLGVLAHSALAFGLVAVSFLSGIRIDLMAYLFGDILAVSRGDLAVIWGGAVLVVGLIGWRWSALLTATLNEELAYASGIRPKREQLVLTLSLAITVAVAIKVVGVLLIAAMLIIPAAAARPLARTPEGMALTGAAIGAVSAVVGLRAAYLFDTPAGPSIVCVAAICFLCTSVFRGLRSAIGA; encoded by the coding sequence ATGCTGGACGATTTCATGACCCGGGCCACGCTCGCCGGCATCGGTGTGGCTGTCGCGGCCGCGCCCCTCGGCAGCTTCGTCGTCTGGCGCCGCATGGCCTATTTCGGCGACGCGACGGCCCATGCCGCAATCCTGGGTGTCGCGCTGTCGCTCGCGCTGGAGATGTCGATCTTCCCCGGGGCCGTGGCGGTCGCGCTCGCCATGGCCCTGACGGTCTCGGCGCTCAGCGGGCGGGGCTATGCGATGGACACGCTGCTGGGCGTTCTGGCGCATTCGGCACTGGCCTTCGGTCTCGTCGCGGTGTCGTTCCTGTCGGGCATTCGCATCGACCTCATGGCCTATCTCTTCGGCGACATCCTGGCCGTGTCGCGCGGCGATCTAGCGGTGATCTGGGGCGGCGCGGTTCTCGTGGTCGGCCTGATCGGCTGGCGCTGGTCCGCGCTGCTGACCGCGACGCTGAACGAGGAATTGGCCTATGCCAGCGGCATCCGGCCCAAGCGCGAACAGCTGGTCCTGACGCTCTCGCTGGCGATCACCGTCGCGGTGGCGATCAAGGTGGTCGGCGTCCTGCTGATCGCCGCGATGCTGATCATTCCGGCTGCCGCCGCGCGGCCCCTGGCGCGCACGCCCGAGGGCATGGCCCTAACCGGCGCGGCCATCGGGGCGGTCTCTGCGGTGGTCGGCCTGCGCGCGGCCTATCTGTTCGACACGCCGGCGGGCCCCTCCATCGTCTGCGTGGCCGCGATCTGTTTCCTGTGCACCAGTGTCTTCCGGGGCCTTCGGTCGGCAATAGGCGCTTAA
- a CDS encoding FAD-dependent oxidoreductase has translation MPYDYKPFPYVAPPGVSAPEPRHPVVIVGAGPVGLAMALELASRGVRSVLLDDNNVVSMGSRAICWSRRSLELFDRLGIADRVLEKGTTWSVGRVCHGDDEIFSFDLAIDPDHKMPPFVNLQQYYIEEFMVDRVQAEPLVDLRFRNRVTGIDQTGDTAHVSVKTPDGQYGLKADYVLACDGARSTIRAMLDLDFEGELFEERFLIADVEMEADFPSERWFWFKPHFHDGQSALLHRQADNIYRIDLQLGWDADPDEEKKPENVIPRIERLVGKDFDLDWVSIYSFQCRRLREFVHGRVIFAGDSAHVVSPFGARGGNGGLQDVDNLGWKLAAVLEGRAPAGLIDSYNRERVQAADENILHSSRSTRFMTPAPGAGRLFRDQVLALARKAPFARGWVNSGRLSTPCVFRTSAPDHPVLPAISRPGAVAPDAPQGNGWLLNALGRDATLMAVNGAPPPGVGLATLQVEVNDAVRARYLGDAPAALYLVRPDQVIAARWLEADARQVDKALTAMWEGRP, from the coding sequence ATGCCCTATGACTACAAGCCGTTTCCCTACGTCGCGCCGCCCGGGGTGAGCGCGCCGGAACCGCGCCACCCGGTCGTGATCGTGGGCGCGGGGCCGGTGGGTCTGGCGATGGCGCTGGAACTGGCAAGCCGGGGCGTTCGATCGGTCCTGCTCGACGACAATAACGTGGTCTCGATGGGGTCGCGCGCGATCTGCTGGTCGCGGCGCAGCCTTGAGCTGTTCGACCGTCTGGGCATCGCCGACCGGGTCCTGGAGAAGGGCACGACCTGGAGCGTCGGCCGCGTCTGCCATGGCGACGACGAGATCTTCAGCTTCGATCTCGCGATCGACCCGGACCACAAGATGCCGCCCTTCGTGAACCTCCAGCAATACTATATCGAGGAGTTCATGGTCGACCGCGTGCAGGCCGAGCCGCTGGTCGACCTGCGGTTCAGGAACCGGGTGACGGGCATCGACCAGACCGGGGACACCGCCCATGTCAGCGTCAAGACGCCGGACGGCCAGTACGGGCTCAAGGCCGACTACGTGCTGGCCTGCGACGGCGCGCGCTCGACGATCCGCGCGATGCTCGACCTCGATTTCGAGGGCGAGCTCTTCGAGGAGCGTTTCCTGATCGCCGATGTCGAAATGGAGGCGGATTTCCCTTCGGAGCGCTGGTTCTGGTTCAAGCCGCATTTCCACGACGGGCAGTCGGCGCTGCTGCACCGCCAGGCTGACAACATCTACCGCATCGACCTGCAACTTGGCTGGGATGCGGACCCCGACGAGGAGAAGAAGCCGGAAAACGTGATCCCGCGGATCGAACGCCTCGTCGGCAAGGATTTCGACCTCGACTGGGTCAGCATCTACAGTTTCCAATGCCGGCGGCTGCGCGAATTCGTCCACGGACGGGTGATCTTCGCCGGCGACAGCGCCCATGTGGTGTCGCCCTTCGGGGCGCGCGGGGGCAATGGCGGGCTGCAGGACGTGGACAACCTCGGCTGGAAGCTTGCCGCGGTGCTGGAGGGGCGCGCGCCCGCCGGCCTGATCGACAGCTACAACCGCGAACGCGTCCAGGCGGCCGACGAGAACATCCTGCATTCGAGCCGCTCAACCCGCTTCATGACGCCCGCACCCGGGGCCGGGCGGCTGTTTCGCGACCAGGTGCTGGCGCTGGCGCGCAAGGCGCCCTTCGCGCGGGGCTGGGTCAATTCCGGGCGTCTTTCCACCCCGTGCGTGTTCCGGACGTCGGCGCCCGACCACCCGGTGCTCCCCGCCATCTCGCGTCCCGGCGCCGTGGCCCCGGACGCGCCGCAAGGCAACGGCTGGCTGTTGAACGCCCTCGGCCGGGATGCCACGCTGATGGCGGTCAACGGCGCGCCGCCGCCGGGGGTCGGCCTTGCCACGCTGCAGGTCGAGGTCAACGACGCCGTGCGAGCCCGCTACCTCGGCGATGCGCCGGCGGCGCTATACCTCGTGCGCCCGGACCAGGTGATCGCGGCGCGCTGGCTCGAGGCCGATGCGCGCCAGGTGGACAAGGCCCTGACCGCGATGTGGGAGGGACGGCCATGA
- a CDS encoding phosphodiester glycosidase family protein, with amino-acid sequence MAARAALTVALWLLAGAAWAGCERLTHEGRGYAVCRYDPAGADLRLFRLDGDGRVLGSFARLDAMLEQAGQNLVFAMNAGMYHPDRAPVGLYIEEGEEQAPAVASAGPGNFGLLPNGLLCLTKAGAAVIETRRYLSAPPACRFATQSGPMLVIDGALHPRFLPDSDSRFVRNGVGVTGDGHVVFAISDRPVTFHEFGRLFRDVLDTPNALYLDGRVSKLYAPELGRADGGLPMGPIVGAVADTPR; translated from the coding sequence ATGGCGGCTAGGGCCGCGCTGACGGTCGCCCTGTGGCTCCTGGCCGGGGCGGCCTGGGCCGGTTGCGAGCGTCTGACGCATGAGGGGCGCGGCTATGCCGTCTGCCGCTACGACCCCGCCGGAGCCGACCTGCGGCTTTTCCGGCTGGATGGCGACGGGCGCGTCCTGGGCAGCTTCGCCCGCCTCGACGCGATGCTGGAACAGGCCGGCCAAAACCTGGTCTTCGCGATGAACGCGGGCATGTATCACCCCGATCGCGCGCCCGTGGGGCTCTATATCGAGGAGGGCGAGGAACAGGCGCCGGCCGTCGCCTCCGCCGGGCCCGGCAATTTCGGGCTTCTGCCCAACGGCCTGCTCTGCTTGACAAAGGCCGGCGCGGCGGTGATCGAAACCCGCCGCTACCTGTCGGCCCCGCCCGCCTGCCGCTTCGCCACCCAGTCCGGGCCGATGCTGGTGATCGACGGCGCGCTGCACCCCCGGTTCCTGCCCGACAGCGACTCGCGTTTCGTGCGCAACGGGGTCGGCGTGACCGGCGACGGCCATGTCGTCTTCGCGATCTCCGACCGCCCCGTCACCTTCCACGAGTTCGGGCGCCTGTTCCGCGACGTCCTCGACACCCCGAACGCGCTCTATCTCGACGGCAGGGTCTCCAAGCTCTACGCGCCCGAGTTGGGCCGCGCCGACGGCGGCCTGCCGATGGGCCCGATCGTGGGCGCGGTCGCGGACACGCCGCGTTGA
- the truB gene encoding tRNA pseudouridine(55) synthase TruB, translating into MGRSRKGRDISGWLIVDKPAGMTSTAVVNKVRWAFQAKKAGHAGTLDPAATGVLAIALGEATKTVPYVTDALKAYRFTMRFGVATNTDDAEGEVIETSERRPDDAEIAAALPRFAGDITQVPPQFSAVRIDGERAYARARAGEEMEIEPRPLYVDSLELVARPDPDHATLEMVCGKGGYVRAIARDLGRALGCLGHVTDLRRIWSGPFDAEDGVSLDLVEELARTPELDAYLRPLEEGLADLPELRTTAEGAARMRNGNAGIVLTSEAEYGDEAWASLDGHAVAVGIYKAGELHPHRVFRA; encoded by the coding sequence ATGGGACGCAGCCGCAAGGGACGCGACATTTCGGGCTGGCTGATCGTGGACAAGCCCGCGGGGATGACCTCGACCGCAGTCGTGAACAAGGTGCGCTGGGCCTTCCAGGCGAAGAAGGCCGGGCACGCGGGCACGCTCGACCCGGCCGCGACCGGGGTTCTGGCGATCGCGCTGGGCGAGGCGACCAAGACCGTGCCCTACGTCACCGACGCGCTCAAGGCGTACCGGTTCACCATGCGCTTCGGCGTGGCGACCAATACCGACGACGCCGAGGGCGAGGTGATCGAAACCTCCGAACGCCGGCCCGACGACGCGGAGATCGCCGCCGCCCTGCCCCGATTCGCGGGCGATATCACGCAGGTGCCGCCGCAATTCTCGGCCGTGCGGATCGACGGCGAACGCGCCTATGCCCGCGCCCGCGCCGGCGAGGAGATGGAGATCGAGCCGCGCCCGCTTTATGTCGACAGCCTCGAACTGGTCGCACGCCCGGACCCGGACCACGCGACGCTGGAAATGGTCTGCGGCAAGGGCGGCTATGTCCGCGCCATCGCCCGCGATCTCGGCCGGGCGCTCGGGTGCCTCGGCCACGTCACCGACCTCCGCCGCATCTGGTCCGGCCCGTTCGACGCCGAGGACGGCGTGAGCCTGGACCTGGTGGAGGAACTGGCCCGCACGCCCGAGCTCGACGCCTACCTGCGCCCGCTCGAAGAGGGCCTTGCCGATCTGCCCGAACTGCGCACCACCGCGGAAGGCGCGGCCCGGATGCGCAACGGCAATGCCGGGATCGTTCTCACCTCGGAGGCGGAGTATGGCGACGAGGCCTGGGCCTCGCTCGACGGCCACGCCGTGGCGGTCGGCATCTACAAGGCCGGCGAGCTGCACCCGCACCGCGTCTTCCGCGCCTGA
- a CDS encoding AlpA family transcriptional regulator, with product MSLTPKTLLTPQDVADRLGVSTTTLSTWRCTKRYPLPYVKVGRLVRYRLADVEAFEVARLQEVAANDN from the coding sequence ATGAGCCTGACACCGAAAACCCTTCTCACGCCCCAGGACGTGGCCGACCGGCTGGGCGTGTCCACGACCACGCTCAGCACCTGGCGCTGCACCAAGCGCTATCCGCTGCCTTACGTGAAGGTCGGGCGCCTGGTGCGCTATCGCCTGGCCGATGTGGAGGCCTTCGAAGTGGCCCGGCTGCAGGAGGTGGCGGCCAATGACAACTGA
- a CDS encoding zinc ABC transporter substrate-binding protein has protein sequence MSRNLFPLALTATMLAGTAMAEVPRVAADIAPLHALVARVMQGVGAPDLIVQPGASPHEYSLRPSEAEALQDADIVIWMGEDLAPWMQSAIETLTADASVVTLLEAQETALLEFRENALFEKHAHGDDDHAAEDGAHDHEHDDHAGAEDHAHDTGEHAEAEAHDHDHGAHDPHAWLSPRNAAAWLNLIAGELSAADPENAGTYFANAAEARAEIDTLVSEIGDILDSARGGRFVVFHDAYQYFETAFDIPASGAISLSDARDPSPARIAEIQGRVAEEGIDCVLAEPQFDPGIVATVLEGTEANTAVIDPLGSDLEPGPDLYPQMMRNLASSLAGCL, from the coding sequence ATGTCCAGAAACCTGTTTCCGCTCGCGCTGACCGCAACGATGCTGGCCGGCACGGCCATGGCCGAGGTGCCGCGCGTCGCCGCCGACATCGCGCCGTTGCACGCGCTCGTGGCCCGCGTGATGCAGGGCGTCGGTGCGCCGGACCTGATCGTGCAGCCCGGCGCCTCGCCGCACGAATACAGCCTGCGCCCCTCCGAGGCGGAGGCGCTGCAGGACGCGGATATCGTGATCTGGATGGGAGAGGACCTGGCCCCCTGGATGCAAAGCGCGATCGAGACGCTCACGGCCGACGCATCGGTCGTGACGCTTCTGGAGGCGCAGGAGACGGCCCTTCTGGAATTCCGCGAAAACGCCCTGTTCGAAAAGCACGCCCACGGCGACGACGACCATGCGGCCGAGGACGGGGCGCATGACCACGAGCATGACGACCATGCCGGGGCTGAGGATCACGCCCACGACACCGGGGAACACGCGGAAGCCGAGGCGCATGACCACGACCATGGCGCCCATGACCCCCATGCCTGGCTGTCGCCCCGCAACGCAGCGGCGTGGCTCAACCTGATCGCGGGCGAACTCTCGGCCGCGGACCCGGAAAATGCGGGGACATACTTCGCGAATGCCGCCGAGGCCCGGGCCGAGATCGACACCCTCGTCAGCGAGATCGGCGACATCCTCGATTCGGCGCGCGGGGGCCGGTTCGTGGTCTTCCACGACGCCTACCAGTATTTCGAGACAGCCTTCGACATTCCCGCTTCCGGCGCGATATCGCTGTCCGACGCGCGCGACCCGAGCCCGGCCCGCATCGCCGAGATCCAGGGCCGCGTTGCCGAGGAAGGGATCGACTGCGTGCTGGCCGAGCCGCAATTCGATCCGGGGATCGTGGCGACCGTCCTGGAGGGCACCGAGGCGAACACCGCCGTGATCGACCCGCTGGGATCGGACCTCGAACCCGGCCCGGATCTCTATCCGCAGATGATGCGCAACCTCGCCTCATCGCTTGCCGGGTGCCTGTAG
- a CDS encoding metal ABC transporter ATP-binding protein, producing MSLLNVDHISVRYGASEVLRDVSLSIEPGEIVTIVGPNGSGKTTLLRAVVGAVPVAAGRIAKASGLVIGYVPQRLHVDPTLPITVARFLRLPGRAAQENVASALARAGVPDLANRQMSQLSGGQLQRVLLARALVVRPGLLLLDEPTAGLDQPGSAAFYRLIDEVRRETGCAVLMISHELHVVMAASNRVICLNGHVCCHGTPEHVSSAPEYRALFGTGTGGALALYRHEHDHKHDTTQAAE from the coding sequence ATGAGCCTTCTGAACGTCGACCATATCAGCGTGCGCTACGGCGCAAGTGAGGTCTTGCGCGATGTCAGCCTCAGCATCGAACCGGGCGAGATCGTGACCATCGTGGGGCCGAACGGGTCGGGCAAGACGACCCTGCTCCGCGCCGTTGTCGGCGCGGTGCCCGTGGCGGCCGGGCGGATCGCCAAGGCCTCCGGCCTCGTCATTGGCTACGTCCCGCAACGACTGCATGTCGATCCCACGCTGCCGATCACCGTCGCACGTTTCCTGCGCCTGCCGGGCCGGGCCGCGCAGGAGAACGTGGCCAGCGCGTTGGCGCGCGCGGGCGTGCCCGACCTGGCCAACCGGCAGATGTCGCAACTGTCGGGCGGGCAGTTGCAGCGGGTGCTTCTGGCGCGGGCGCTGGTGGTGCGCCCCGGCCTGCTCTTGCTCGATGAGCCGACGGCGGGCCTGGACCAGCCCGGCTCCGCCGCGTTCTACCGGCTGATCGACGAGGTGCGGCGCGAGACCGGCTGCGCGGTGCTGATGATCAGCCACGAACTGCACGTGGTGATGGCGGCCTCCAACCGGGTGATCTGCCTCAACGGGCATGTCTGCTGTCACGGCACGCCCGAGCATGTCTCCTCGGCGCCGGAATATCGCGCGCTGTTCGGGACCGGGACCGGCGGGGCCCTCGCGCTCTATCGCCACGAACACGATCACAAACACGACACGACACAGGCGGCCGAGTGA
- a CDS encoding IS3 family transposase (programmed frameshift), producing MKRTRYSEEQIIGILAEHEAGAKCADLCRKHGMSEGTFYNWKAKYGGMTVSEAKRLKALEDENAKLKKLLAEQMLDLAAMRELVFKKVVTPVVKREAVAHLKARFGLSERRACQIAGADRKTIRYRSQRAPDTELRGRLRELANERRRFGYRRLFVLLRREGEPSGINRIYRLYREEGLTVRKRRARRKAIGTRAPILVEARANARWSLDFVHDQFACGRRFRVLNIVDDVTRECLAAIPDTSISGRRVARELTALIERRGKPGMIVSDNGTELTSNAILKWCAENRIEWHYIAPGKPMQNGFVESFNGRMRDEFLNETLFRNLAHARDLIAAWVADYNTERPHSALGYQTPADYAQTLTTAIARPAARDESSARRAIAQPAPFGVNTNRAPVAAG from the exons ATGAAGCGAACGAGATACAGCGAAGAGCAGATTATCGGCATCCTGGCCGAGCATGAGGCCGGGGCGAAGTGTGCCGATCTGTGCCGCAAGCACGGCATGTCGGAGGGGACGTTCTACAACTGGAAAGCCAAATACGGCGGCATGACGGTGTCAGAGGCCAAACGGCTGAAGGCGCTCGAGGACGAGAACGCCAAGTTGAAGAAGCTGCTGGCGGAGCAGATGCTGGATCTGGCCGCGATGCGCGAGCTGGTTT TCAAAAAAGTGGTGACGCCCGTCGTGAAGCGCGAGGCGGTCGCGCATCTGAAGGCCCGGTTCGGGCTGTCGGAACGACGGGCGTGCCAGATTGCCGGCGCGGATCGGAAGACGATCCGCTACCGGTCGCAACGCGCACCCGACACGGAACTGCGCGGCCGATTGCGGGAGCTTGCCAACGAGCGTCGGCGGTTCGGCTACCGGCGGCTCTTCGTCCTGCTCCGGCGGGAGGGCGAGCCCTCGGGGATCAACCGTATCTACCGGCTTTACCGCGAGGAAGGGCTGACCGTCCGCAAGCGGCGCGCGCGGCGCAAGGCCATCGGCACCCGCGCCCCGATCCTGGTCGAGGCGCGCGCAAATGCCCGTTGGTCACTGGATTTCGTCCATGACCAGTTCGCGTGCGGGCGGCGGTTCCGGGTGCTGAACATCGTCGATGACGTCACGCGCGAATGCCTCGCCGCGATCCCGGACACGTCGATCTCCGGCCGGCGCGTCGCGCGGGAGCTGACGGCGCTGATCGAACGTCGCGGCAAGCCGGGAATGATCGTGTCGGACAACGGGACGGAACTGACCTCGAACGCGATCCTGAAGTGGTGCGCCGAGAACCGGATCGAATGGCACTACATCGCGCCGGGCAAGCCGATGCAGAATGGCTTTGTCGAGAGCTTCAACGGCCGGATGCGGGACGAGTTCTTGAACGAGACGCTGTTTCGTAACCTCGCCCATGCCCGCGACCTGATCGCCGCCTGGGTCGCCGACTACAACACCGAGCGCCCCCATTCGGCCTTGGGCTATCAGACCCCGGCTGACTACGCGCAGACCCTGACCACCGCAATCGCCCGACCCGCTGCGCGAGATGAGAGCTCCGCGCGTCGGGCGATTGCTCAACCCGCGCCATTTGGCGTAAACACCAACCGGGCTCCGGTCGCGGCTGGATGA
- a CDS encoding DUF2783 domain-containing protein — MKLIDTPNLDDHDGFYAELIAAHRGLSEAESHALNAQLVLILANHIGDREVLTEALELAKKR; from the coding sequence ATGAAACTGATCGACACGCCCAATCTGGACGACCATGACGGGTTCTACGCCGAGTTGATTGCCGCGCATCGAGGGTTGAGCGAGGCCGAGAGCCATGCCCTGAACGCGCAACTCGTGCTGATCCTGGCCAACCATATCGGCGACCGGGAGGTGCTGACCGAGGCGCTGGAACTGGCCAAAAAGCGCTGA